GTTAAAATATTTGGGGTGTGATGTCTTTTTGCATTAATTTGTAACAGACCAGCTTTAAAGTATTACATGACAAAAATTTTTGTAATTTATACAGGTGGAACGATTGGTATGATTACCGATCCAGAAACGGGTGCTTTAAAGCCGTTTACCTTCGAACAGATAGAAGAAAATGTTCCCGAATTGAAACGGATGAATTGCAAATTAACTATTCATTCTTTTGATCCGATTATAGATTCTTCTAATATGACTCCTGATATTTGGGCATATCTGGCTAAGTTAATAGAGGATAATTACGAAGATCATGATGGATTCTTAATTCTGCATGGCTCCGATACGATGGCTTTTACCGCATCTGCATTGAGTTTCATGTTAGAAGGATTAACCAAGCCGGTAATCTTCACAGGTTCGCAATTGCCAATATCTGAAGTAAGGACAGATGCAAAAGAAAATTTTATTACAGCTTTAGAAATTGCATCGGCTAAGCTTGATGGCCGGGCTCGTGTGCCCGAAGTTTGTATCTATTTCGAAAATAAGCTGTATAGAGGAAATCGTACATTCAAATATAATTCAGCTAAGTTCGAGGCATTCCGATCTCCAAACTATCCGGTTCTGGTAGAGGCAGGTGTGCATATTAAATATAATGATGCCGCTATTGGAAAATGTGAAAATTGTATATTGAAAGTACATTCTAACGTTAACAATAATATTGGTGTTTTGAAACTCTATCCGGGAATAAGCCCGGAAATTGTTGATGTTGTTTTAAATTCAGATGCTGAGGCGATTATTATGGAAAGTTTTGGTACCGGGAACACAACAACAGCAAAGTGGTTTTTGGATAAGTTAGAATCAGCAATAAAAAGAGGTAAGATTATTCTGGATATTTCCCAATGTAAAGTTGGGTCGGTTGAATTGGGTAGATATGAAACTAGCAGCGAGCTGTTGCGGATGGGCGTCGTGAACGGTTACGACATGACTTTTGAGGCTGCGGTTACCAAAT
This genomic interval from Pseudopedobacter saltans DSM 12145 contains the following:
- a CDS encoding asparaginase; translation: MTKIFVIYTGGTIGMITDPETGALKPFTFEQIEENVPELKRMNCKLTIHSFDPIIDSSNMTPDIWAYLAKLIEDNYEDHDGFLILHGSDTMAFTASALSFMLEGLTKPVIFTGSQLPISEVRTDAKENFITALEIASAKLDGRARVPEVCIYFENKLYRGNRTFKYNSAKFEAFRSPNYPVLVEAGVHIKYNDAAIGKCENCILKVHSNVNNNIGVLKLYPGISPEIVDVVLNSDAEAIIMESFGTGNTTTAKWFLDKLESAIKRGKIILDISQCKVGSVELGRYETSSELLRMGVVNGYDMTFEAAVTKLMYLLGRKYPKDRLLRRLSTSIRGELTKH